Below is a genomic region from Nitrospira sp..
CGTCGAACCCGAGATCGTGGACGGCCACTTCAAGCCGATGACGCAGATCACTCGGCCAAGGAGCCTTCAGAAGACGAGATCGCAGGTGCGGCAGATGGTCAACAGGCGACGGCTGGTCGTCGCCCGACAGCCGTCCTGCGCTCAGCAGATCGACATCCGAGGTGAGACCGGTTTGTCCGAGGAACTCGCGGTAGAGGGCGGTGGTGGCGCACAGTCCGGACGGAACACGAACGCCGGCCTCGATCAGCCGAGCCAAGCCCCGGGCCTTGCCCCCCGCCAGTGCGGAATCCGTACAGGCGGCAAGGGGAAGAACCAGCGGACGTTCCATCGCGGGGATAGTACCTACAAGACCAGGAGCACGTAAAGGTCGTTGACGTTGGTGCCGGTGGGGCCGGTGATGATGTGGGCTCCCAGACGCTTCAGCACCGGATAACTATTGTTCTGCTTCAGCGCGGCGTCAAGGTCAATGCCCCATCGACGTGCCTGCGCCGCCGTCTGTCCGCTCACGAGCGCTCCGGCCACATCGGTCGGGCCGTCGGTGCCGTCGGTACCCACCGCCGCAATCCACACGTCCGGAAGCCCGGCAATGGCCTGCGCGGCCGCAGCGGCAAACTCCTGCGCCCGGCCTCCCAGTCCCCGTCCCTTCACGGTCACCGTCGTTTCTCCTCCGGCGATCACACAGCAGGGTCTGCGAACCGGCATGCCGCATCGCAGAATAGTCCTCGCCATGGCCCCAAATTCTGTTCCTGCCAGACGGGCTTCACCGGTCAACCAACTCGGATGGATCACGGTCTTGAGGCCGGCCTCTCGAACGGCACGCGCCGCCTCCGCGACGGCCAGGGCACCACTCCCGATCACCACATTGACTACCCGCCGGAAGCAGGGTGCGCCCGGCTTCGGCGTATCCGCCACTGCGCCGCGAAGCCCCCTGTCCAAATGCCTGCGGACCGAGGTCGGTAGAGAAGCCCAGAGCCGATGGCGCTTCAAACAGTCGACCGATTGGCGAAAGGTGGTGGGGTCGGGAGCCGTCGGACCGGAAGCAATGGCGCTGATGTCATCGCCGAGCACATCGGAAAGGATCAGGGTGACGATCCTGGCGGAGGTCATGTCTGCAAGCCATCCTCCCTTGAGCGCCGAAAGATGTTTGCGGACGGTGTTGATGTCCTGGATGCTCGCTCCGCTTCGCACCAGTCGTCTGGTCACGCGTCGTTTGTCGGACAAACTGATACCGGACACCGGCGCCGGCAACAGACTGGAGGCTCCGCCCGAGAGCAAGACGATCAACAGATCACGCTCCGACAGCCCGGAAGCAAGCCGCATCAACCGGCGAGCGGCGTAGAATCCTGCGAGGTCCGGATAGGGATGGCCGGCTTCGCATATCGTGATGCGTCTGGTCGGAACCGCATGTCCGTACTTGACGACCACGAGTCCACCCTGCAGCCGATTTCCCAACAAGGGCTCCACCGCGCGGGCCATCGACGCCGTAGCCTTTCCCGCGCCGAGCACGACCAGCCGTTCATACCGTCGAAGGTCCACTCGGCGGGATGCGATCGTCAGCACCTCACCATGCCGGCCGACCGCTCGTCGGACGGCAGCCCCGCCTTCCACGATTTCGATCGCTCGTCTGAGCGCCCGTGTGAGCAGGGAACTGACAGGAGATTTTGGCAGTCGGATCGTCATGCAGCTGTTTCTCGGAGGCGTCGGTGGTCGCCCCGAAGGGCGAACCGAGATGAGACATCAGCAGCCGCTGACCATTTCGGAGCGAGAACCGAAGGCTGCCGATCCGCTCTACGATCGTTACGGAGTTTTCTCCTGCTTGAAGCAGCGACTCGGGCAGGTCTGACGTGGGACTCGGATCTGATAGACCCCGTGCGGAAGCACATCCTTCTTGAATTCGGGATTCAACATTCGTAATTCCAGATAATATGTGCCGAACTCCTCAGCGATGGACGTGAGCGCCCGTTGAGACTCTTTCACCGTCACGGTGACCGTTTCAGTTTCCAGCGGGAGATACAGGTCCTTCTTGCTCAACCCCAGATATTTCTCCGGCTGGGAATAGATTTCCTTGGCCGCGATGATCCGGGGAACATAGCGCATGGTTTCCCGAGGGCCGTGCATTCGCCAATAGTCGTTGACTTTCTGATCCTTCAGGAGTTTGCGGACCCGTTCCTCGCCGGCGTTGTAGGAGGCCATAGCCAGAAACCAATCGTTCTGCTGGAAATCCTTCAGGTACTTGAGGTATTTCACGGCAGCTTCCGTGGACATTTCCAAGTTCCGCCGATCATCGCGGACGGAATCGCTCTTGAGCCGATATCGCCGCCCGGTCGACGGGATGAATTGCCAAGGACCGGAGGCTTTCGCCCGCGAGTAGGCGGCGGCGATGCACTTGCTCTCGACCAGCAGCATGTACTTGAGATCGTCCGGTAATCCCGCTTCCGCGAGTTGTTTCTCTGCCGGAGGGAAACAGCGCCCCATACGCTTGGCGAGGATAATGCTCTCTCCCTGATCCTCGAGGAACTGGTAGAACTCATACTCGATGCGCTCGCGGACTTGCCAGTTGTCCAGAGGAACCGGTTGCCCCGCAAACGTCAATTTGTCGGGCAGCTTGAACGAACTCAAGAAAAACCGCTCTCCTTCACGCTTGATTTCCGGCAGGATAACCAGACGATCTTCCGGCTCGTTTTGACTGTCGATGACCTCACTCGGAGGAAGATCGCGCTCCAGCTCCCCGTTGGCGCCGGGGCGCGGCGTCACGTCCTTCATTGCGGTAGAGTCAGACTCACCCCGGGCACCGAGCGAAGATACTAGTGTCGCACCGATCAGGAGCGGCAGCACGTACAGGAACCCGCGACGCAACCGTGTCATAACGCAATGTCCCTCCGAATTGAACGACCATTCACGAACAATTTGTCATGCTAACAGTAAGCCTCACGGGCGGCAAGCAGTTCAAACTTTAGCCGCGCCTGGCGGAGGATGGTGATCACCTGATACACTCCCGACGCTATGCGCTCGCTCACGGTGCTGAACAATCGGATCGCGTCCTGTACAGCATGCCCGCGACTGGTCGACTATCGGCAGGCGATCGCCCGGACAAAGCGAAGACAGTTCCGTGAGTGGACCTATTGGGGTCGACCGGTCCCGGGATTTGGCGACCCGAAGGGACGACTGTACGTGCTGGGACTGGCTCCTGCTGCCCACGGAGGGAACAGAACCGGGCGGATCTTTACCGGAGATCGCAGCGGGGACTGGCTGTACGAGGCATTGCATCGCTTCGGGTTCGCGAACCAGGCGCTCTCTCAGCATCAATCCGACGGCCTCACGTTGTCGGATGCCTACATCGGCGCCACGATCCGCTGCGCACCGCCTCACAACAAACCTGCGCCGGAGGAAATCGCTGCTTGTCGGACCTTCCTTCGTCAGGAACTCCGGCTGCTGCAGAACATGAAGGTGGTCGTCGCTCTGGGCAAGATCGCCTTCGATCATTACTTAAAGACCTGCAGGCAAGAGGGGCTCAGACTTCCTTCCCCCCTCCCGGCCTTCGGCCATGCGCGGGCCTATCGCATGCCCTGGCACGTCACGCTGGTCGGATCCTATCATCCAAGCCAGCAGAATACGTTTACCGGCAAGCTGACGAGACCCATGTTCCATAGGGTCTTTCGTTTGGCCAAACAGATCATCGACAATCGCCTGCGCAGGCCAGTGACCTGAAACGCGGCCCCTACACTTTCGAACTACCTCTTCTTGTTTTGAGACTCCCAATCGGCGAGAAACTTCTTCAAGCCGACATCGGTGAGCGGATGTTTCACCATCTGCTGGAAGATGGCAAAGGGCATCGTGCAAATGTGCCCTCCAGCCAAAGCCGCTTCAACGACATGCTGGGGATGCCGAACGCTCGCGACCAGCACAAATGTCTTGAAGTCATAGTTCTTATAGATTGTGACGATCTGGCGGATGAGTTCCATGCCGTTGGAACTGATATCGTCGAGCCGCCCGATGAAGGGCGAGACACACCATGCTCCGGCCTTCGCCGCCAGCAGCGCCTGTGTCGGAGAAAAGCAAAGAGTGACGTTGACGCGGATCCCT
It encodes:
- a CDS encoding glycerate kinase — encoded protein: MTIRLPKSPVSSLLTRALRRAIEIVEGGAAVRRAVGRHGEVLTIASRRVDLRRYERLVVLGAGKATASMARAVEPLLGNRLQGGLVVVKYGHAVPTRRITICEAGHPYPDLAGFYAARRLMRLASGLSERDLLIVLLSGGASSLLPAPVSGISLSDKRRVTRRLVRSGASIQDINTVRKHLSALKGGWLADMTSARIVTLILSDVLGDDISAIASGPTAPDPTTFRQSVDCLKRHRLWASLPTSVRRHLDRGLRGAVADTPKPGAPCFRRVVNVVIGSGALAVAEAARAVREAGLKTVIHPSWLTGEARLAGTEFGAMARTILRCGMPVRRPCCVIAGGETTVTVKGRGLGGRAQEFAAAAAQAIAGLPDVWIAAVGTDGTDGPTDVAGALVSGQTAAQARRWGIDLDAALKQNNSYPVLKRLGAHIITGPTGTNVNDLYVLLVL
- a CDS encoding lytic transglycosylase domain-containing protein — encoded protein: MTRLRRGFLYVLPLLIGATLVSSLGARGESDSTAMKDVTPRPGANGELERDLPPSEVIDSQNEPEDRLVILPEIKREGERFFLSSFKLPDKLTFAGQPVPLDNWQVRERIEYEFYQFLEDQGESIILAKRMGRCFPPAEKQLAEAGLPDDLKYMLLVESKCIAAAYSRAKASGPWQFIPSTGRRYRLKSDSVRDDRRNLEMSTEAAVKYLKYLKDFQQNDWFLAMASYNAGEERVRKLLKDQKVNDYWRMHGPRETMRYVPRIIAAKEIYSQPEKYLGLSKKDLYLPLETETVTVTVKESQRALTSIAEEFGTYYLELRMLNPEFKKDVLPHGVYQIRVPRQTCPSRCFKQEKTP
- a CDS encoding uracil-DNA glycosylase, which encodes MRSLTVLNNRIASCTACPRLVDYRQAIARTKRRQFREWTYWGRPVPGFGDPKGRLYVLGLAPAAHGGNRTGRIFTGDRSGDWLYEALHRFGFANQALSQHQSDGLTLSDAYIGATIRCAPPHNKPAPEEIAACRTFLRQELRLLQNMKVVVALGKIAFDHYLKTCRQEGLRLPSPLPAFGHARAYRMPWHVTLVGSYHPSQQNTFTGKLTRPMFHRVFRLAKQIIDNRLRRPVT
- the fsa gene encoding fructose-6-phosphate aldolase, which codes for MKFFLDTASVKEIQEAASLGLLDGVTTNPSLVAKEGRVFREVLVEICNIVDGPISAEVVSIEADAMVKEGRELAKIHKNIVVKVPLIAEGLKATKRLTAEGIRVNVTLCFSPTQALLAAKAGAWCVSPFIGRLDDISSNGMELIRQIVTIYKNYDFKTFVLVASVRHPQHVVEAALAGGHICTMPFAIFQQMVKHPLTDVGLKKFLADWESQNKKR